The bacterium genome includes the window TCTTCCTGATATATCCTCAGCACGCTCACGCATCCCTGCGCGATCCGCTCGAAAAGGCCTGCCAGACCGGTCGAACTACTCTCTTCGTCAACGGCGTGGATCCCGGATTTTCGGGCGACGTTCTGCCTTTGACCGCTTTGCAGCTCTCGGATCAGGTCGAAGAGATCCGCGTACAGGAATTCTGCGACTACTCGACGTACGAAGATCCCGAGTTTACGGGCGTGAGTTTCGGATTTGGGCGTCCCGCTGACTACACTCCGCCACTCGCCCTGGCCGGTTCGCTACGGGCGGGTTGGGGCGGAATGGTGCAGCTCATCGCCGATGATCTCGGGATCGAACTCGATGAAATCCACGAGAGTTTCGATCGCCACTACGCAGAAGAATCCTTCGACACTCCGATGATGCACGTGGAAAAGGGCACCTGTGCTGCGGTGCGTTTCGTTCTGGAAGGGAGGGTCGCGGGGCGGGCTGTTGTCGTCACCGAGCATGTAAATCGCTTGGGCAACGACATTGCGCCGGACTGGCCCGCTCCACCTGAAGGTCGACGGGGTGTGCATCGTTGTATCGTGAAAGGCAATCCCGGCGTTCAGCTGGAATGCTTCCTGACCGGCGAGGATGGAGACCACAACACCGGTGGTGTTCAGGCGACCGCGATGCGCGTGATCAACGCGATTCCCGCGGTCTGTGAGCACACTGCAGGTCTGGTGAGCTGCCTCGATCTACCCTACATGCCATCGCGCAATCTGAAGGTACGCAACTGAACGCCGCGACTCTGTTCGCGCTTGCGTTACTTATTCCGGTTCAGTGGATCGTGCTGGGAACCGGGTCGGCGAGCGCAGCGGAAGAGGTCATTCCCCTGGCAGCCTGGCGGGCTCCCCCTCGGGATACGCTTCCCGTCGCGCGTTGGTGGTGGCCCGGGGGTAGCGTCGAGTCCGAGCGGATCGAGAGTCATCTTCGGCAGATCAAGGACGCGGGCTTCGGTGCAGTCGAACTCCAGCCTCTACTGCTTGGACTCGGTGCCGATGATCTGGCCGCGGATCCCGAGCTGCGCAGCGTGGGCCAGGCGAGGTTTCGCACGCGCGTCGCGACTGCCGCGGCGTCCGCCGCGCGACTCGGGCTCGACTTCGATCTGACGCTGGGCAGCGGATGGCCGGGCGGTCTTCCCACAGGAAAGCAGAACGCAGAACGCGAACTCAGAATGACGAGCTTCGACGTCTCTGGACCGCTTCACTTCGAAGGCGCGCTCCCCTCGCCACCGGATCAAAGCTACCGACGAGCGGTGGAGTGGGTACTCGATGTTCTGGGTCCGCCGGACACCGAAGCTGCACTCTTCGTCGTGCTTGCGGGGCATCTCGGACCGGCACGCGGAGGCGTGCCGACGCTGCGAGAGGTTCGCGACATCACGAGCCGGGCAACCGGAGGCCGTCTTGACTGGCGCGTGCCCGAGGGGGCGTGGCGCGTGTTCGTCTTCTACTCGAGTTCGACCGAACACTTCGTCATGGGCGGGGCTTTTCCGGGTGAGGAG containing:
- a CDS encoding dihydrodipicolinate reductase; protein product: MSHRVIQWGTGNVGFHSLRHIIAHPELELAGVHAHNPDKIGRDAAALCGLSEDTGIIATSDVDALLALEADAVVYTVKGETRPRDVIPELERILSSGANVVSTAMIFLIYPQHAHASLRDPLEKACQTGRTTLFVNGVDPGFSGDVLPLTALQLSDQVEEIRVQEFCDYSTYEDPEFTGVSFGFGRPADYTPPLALAGSLRAGWGGMVQLIADDLGIELDEIHESFDRHYAEESFDTPMMHVEKGTCAAVRFVLEGRVAGRAVVVTEHVNRLGNDIAPDWPAPPEGRRGVHRCIVKGNPGVQLECFLTGEDGDHNTGGVQATAMRVINAIPAVCEHTAGLVSCLDLPYMPSRNLKVRN